From the [Chlorobium] sp. 445 genome, the window GTTTTGCCTTCCTTGCGGCGAATAACTTCGTTTTCATACTTAATCCCTTTGCCTTTGTAAGGCTCCGGTTTCTTGAATGAACGAATTTTTGCTGCCACACTCCCTACAAGTTCTTTGTCAATACCGCTTACAATCACGTTGGTTGGCTGTGGCACTTCTACTTTGACACCTTCTGGCGGCTTGAAATAAATTGGATGCGAATAGCCGAGTGAAAAGACGATGTAATTGCTTTTTGCTTCCGCTTTGAAGCCCACACCTACAAGCTCCAACTTGCGCGAATAGCCTTGTGAGACACCTACAACCATGTTATTGATAAGTGCCCGATACAGTCCGTGCATGGCTTTAGTTTGTTTCTCATCGTTGTGCCGCTCCACCTTCACGCTTTCGGGTTCTACTTTGACCGTGAGTGCGCCACGCAGCGGTTGCTCCAACTTCCCCTTTGGTCCTTCGACTTTAATGATGCCGTCTTTGACTTCCACTTTTACGCCTTTTGCCAGTGGAATGGCTTTCTTTCCAATTCTTGACATGCTTTTCTCCTCCGTGTTTAGCTGATACGGAACAAGACTTCGCCGCCAACGCCGGCTGCACGGGCTTCCTTATCCGTCATCAATCCTTTGGATGTAGTCAGCACGAAGAGCCCCAGCCCACCCAAGTATTTTTTGATGTCTCTACCTTCATAGACACGGCGTCCGGGCGTGCTCACGCGCTGTAGACTTTTGATAGCGTGCTGTCCGTATGCATCGTATTTGAGTTGCACGCGCAACACAGGAAATTTCCCTGTTTCAATAACTGTGAAGTCTTTGATGTACCCTTTGTCTTTAAGCAATGCAGAGATACCCACTTTTAGTTTTGAGCTGGGTATATCCACCGTTTTATGTTTCGCTTTCGCAGCATTGCGAATGCGCGTCAAGTAGTCAGCGATTGGATCGGTAACTGGCATTTGCGGTTTAGGTTTCTTCGCGCGTCCTGCAAAATCTGCCTCACTTTGCAGCAGCCGCGAAGGTTGAAGAAATTAGGTCTACCAACTTGCTTTTTTCATTCCTGGAATTTTGCCCTCGAGCGCAAACTTGCGCAAGATGTGGCGACAGACGCCATATTTTCTATAGACCCCGCGCCCTCTGCCTGTGATAGAGCAGCGGTTGCGAAAACGCGTCGGTGAGCTATCGCGCGGTAATGCCCGCAAGGCTTCCATGTTGCCTTCTTCTTTTAATTTCTGGCGACGCTCAGCGTAAAATTCAATTTTTTCTCCTGCGCTTTTCATTTCGCGCAATCACACTTTTTTTTGCCATAGCAAATTTTAGTCAAGTTAATTTTTCTTTCTGAATGGCATACCCAGTTCTTTGAGCAATGCGTAGGCTTCCTCATCGGTCTTAGCCGTTGTTACAAACGTGATATCCATTCCGTTGATTTTTGAGACCTTATCAATATCAATCTCTGGGAAAATAATTTGCTCTTTGACACCGAGCGTATAATTGCCTCGACCATCGAAACTGCTATCGCTGACACCTCTGAAGTCTCTAATGCGTGGAATTGCAAGCGAGATGAGCCTATCCATAAACTCGTACATTCGGTGTCGGCGCAGCGTAACGCGGCAACCAATCGGTTGATTTTCTCTTAGTTTGAAGTTCGAGATCGCTTTCTTTGACTTTCGAATCTCTGGCTTTTGCCCCGTGATTTGTGCAAGTTCTTTGACTGCCATTTCCAAGAGCTTTGGATCTTGCGCTGCTTCACCGATGCCGATATTGATAGCAATTTTTTCAAGGCGCGGCACCATCATCACATTTTTTATACTTGAATTGTTCCATCAGCCGCTTTACCACTTCCTGACGATATTTCACAAATAGTCGTGGCGGTGGCGCTGGTTCGTTTGAGAGCGGCGCAGCAGCTTTAGCTGGTTCTTCGCCTTTCTTTTTTTGCTGCTTTTGTTTTTTTTGCTCTTTTTCTGCCATAGTTCAGTGAAAAATTATGAAGATGGTCTTTGTCATCTCCGATTTAATTCTCGTGCTTGTCTTTGTGTGTTAGGAGACTTTTTTTACATTAGACGCATGAATCGGCATCTCACGCTCAATGATTGCACCTTGTGGCTGATTTTTATTCGGGCGTGTGTGTCTCTTGCGGATATTGACCCCTTCGACAATCACGCGATTTGTCTCTGGAAAGACGCGTAACACTTTGCCTTGATAGCCTTTTTCACGGTCTGCACCAAGACCCTGTGCGGACGTGATGGTTTTGAGTAGCATCACGGTATCGCCTTTTTTGACATGTATTTTCTGTCTCTTAATGCCCGTCTTCATTTCTTTTGTGCTATGTCGTTAATTTTTCCTTTTCTAAAGTGCTGCATCGTCTCCATTTTGTTGTTAGACCTTGTTAGAGCGGCACGATGCGGCAGTTTTCTTGAGCGGGAGACGGGACTCGAACCCGCGACCAACAGCTTGGAAGGCTGTGACTCTACCAACTGAGTTACTCCCGCATTAGAAAGAACTTTGAAATGCTGAAGCTTCAAATTTACAACACTTCAGGCGCAAGCGAAATAATTTTTGTGTATTGCTTGTCACGCAATTCTCTTGCGATTGGTCCGAAGATGCGAGTGCCCCGTGGTTCGCCTTGTGCATTGATGAGCACGACGGCATTTTCATCGAATCGAATATAGGAGCCATCTTTTCGGCGGTATTCTTTTTTTGTTCTCACTACGACTGCACGTGAGACTTCCTTTTTCTTAACGGTCCCACCGGGGATTGCAGCCTTGACGGATACAATCACCACATCGCCAATGCTTGCATACCGGCGTCTTGTACCACCGAGCACATGAATCACTCGAACTTTTTTAGCACCGCTATTATCGGCGACGACCAAATTGGTTTCATTCTGAATCATAGAAAAATATCCTTTCTGATTTTTATGGCTTTCTTGTCAGGATTACTTTGCGCGCTCCACAATTTCAGCTAATGTCCATGCTTTGCGTTTGCTGAGCGGTCTGGTTTCCACAATGCGCACCACATCGCCGATTTTTGCATCATTGTGCTCATCATGCGCCATAATTTTCGTTGTCTTTCTAAAGTATTTCTTGTAAATCGGGTGCTGCACGCGCCGCTCGATAGCAACAACAATGCTCTTTTGCATCTTGTCACTGATGACCTTACCAATTTTTTTCGCGCTTATTTGTCTTTTTTTGAGCAGTACCTGCTTTTTCTGCAGCAGCTTGCGCATCACCTTCAACAGGCTTTACTTCTTTTTGTGTTGCCTCTTCTTGTGCGGCTTGCGCGTCTTGTGATAGCGTTTGTTCTTCTGACATCATTCTCGTCTATGTTTAGCGTTCAGGCTTTTTTCTCTTTTTCAGCATCAAGCTCTTTTTGTCGCAAGAGCGTTTTCATTCGCGCAATATCTTTTCTCAAGTTTCGCAAAATCATCGGGTTGGTTGGCGGCTCAATTGCCTTGTTGAACTTGATGTTTGCGATTTGTTCTTTGCACTCTTTGATTCGCTCTTTCATCTCAGCTTCGGAGAGTGCTGCAATTTCATATTTCTTCATCGTTTCTGCTCCTTTAGTTACTTCTTTGCAGTTGCAGTTTCCTCATAATCGGGGCGCACCACAAATTTCGTTTTGATAGGTAGCTTTGCGGCTGCCAGTCGGAATGCTTCTTCGGCGGTCGCTTTTGGCACGCCGTCGATTTCGAACATGATACAGCCTGGCTTTACTGGCGCTACCCAAAACTCTGGCGCACCTTTTCCTGAACCCATTCGTGTTTCTGCAGGTTTCTTGGTTACAGGCTTATCAGGGAAAATGCGAATCCACGATTTACCGTCGCGTTTCATGTAGCGCGTCATGGCTACACGAGCAGCTTCGATTTGTCGGCTTGTAATCCAGCCCATGTCTAAGGCTTTCAAGCCAAACGAGCCAAATGCAATTTCTGTACCCCGTGTCGCATTACCTTTCATTCGTCCGCGCTGCATCTTGCGATACTTTACTCGCTTTGGCATCAGCATAGTAGAAGTCCTCCAAACTCAAATTTAATTTTCTGATGTACTGGCTGCACCAGTGTTTTCTGTATTACCGCCGCCTTTACTGCCACCGCGGCGTCTTCTGCGGCGTCTGCTACCTTGCTTTTCGCCTCGCTCTTGACGTCCGCGTGCCTTTTCGCGTCGGTCGCGCACTTTTTGGCGTTCTTCCTCTTCGAGCGCTTCAATGCGCTGTCCAAGAATCTCACCTTTGTAAATCCAAACTTTCACGCCCACTGTGCCTGTGATGGTAAAGGCAGTGCTTTGCGCATAATCAATATTTGCGCGCAAGGTATGCAATGGGACTTTACCTTCTTTGTATTGTTCCATTCGGGCAATTTCTGCGCCTCCCAGTCGTCCGCTCACCTGTACGCGTACACCTTCTGCCCCAGCGCGTGAGGCTTGCTGAATCGCTTGCTTCATTGCACGACGAAACGCTACGCGTCCTTCAAGTTGCGCGGCAATGTTATCGGCGACAAGTTGGGCGTCTAACTCTGGCTTTTTGATTTCGATGACATCAATCTTGACCTCTTTCTTTGTTAATTTGCCCAGTTCTTGACCCAGCGTATTGATTTCTTCGCCGCTTTTTCCGACTACTGCTCCGGGACGCGCCGCATAGATATAGAGTTTGATATTTTTTGTTGTGCGCTCAATGACAACTTTCGAGACGCCTGCTTTTTGGCGTTTCAGACGTGCCATCACATAGTTGCGAATCACATAGTCTTCTTTGAGCTTATCGGCAACTGCTGGAGAATTATCATACCAGCGAGAATCCCAGTCCTTGATAATGCCAAGTCTGAAGCCGTTTGGATTTACCTTTTGACCCACGAGTGTATCCCTTTCGGTTTGCGTTAATTTTTAATTCGTCTCTGCCTTGTCCTCAACTGTGCGGGCTGATTTTGGCGCACGCTTATCCACCACAATTGTCAAGTGGTTTGAGCGTTTTCGGACACGATAGGCTCTGCCCATGGGTGCAGGCAAGATACGCTTGAGTGTCACACCTGCATTGACAAAGGCTTCTACGATGTAAAGGTCGCGCTCGCTGACTGGTTCATTATTACGGGTCATGTAGTTTGAGACCGCAGAACGCAGTGTGCGCAACACATTACGTGCGGCATGTTTGGTTGAGTTCTGTAGAATTGCTGTTGCAGTTTCTACATCTTTGCCGCGCACCAAATCTACGACCAGTCTCATCTTGCGTGGCGAAGTTGGCGTATGGTTAAGCGACGCCATGCTTCGTGTCGCTTTTCGCCGCGCTTCTTTGCGCGCTTCTGCTGCTTCACGTTTTCTTGCACCCATTTTTTCTCCAATTACTTTTTACCGGGCGCTGAACCCGATTTTTCTTTCTTATCTCCAGATGTATGTCCTCGAAATGTTCTGGTTGGCGCAAACTCTCCGAGCTTGTGTCCTACCATATTTTCCGTGATATACACAGGCACGTGCGTCTTGCCATTATGCACCGCAATGGTGTGCCCTACAAATTCTGGTGAAATCATGGACGCACGTGACCATGTTTTGAGCACCTTTTTCTGGTTCTTTTCATTGAGTTCTTGAATACGCTTCAAGAGCCGCTCTTGAATGAACGGACCTTTTTTCAGAGAACGAGGCATAGTGAATCGTACTGGTTATGCTTTTCTTCTATCGCGCACAATAAGTTTTGATGATGCTTTTTTCTTATGGCGTGTTTTCAAACCTTTAGCAAGTTGTCCCCACGGTGATTTGGGGTGTTTGCGTCCGCCGCCTGACTTAGAACGCCCTTCACCGCCACCCATTGGATGGTCGACAGGGTTGCGTGCCATACCTCGTGTGATTGGGCGAATACCCAGCCAGCGCGAGCGGCCTGCTTTGCCTAACGAGATATTTTCGTGCTCCAAATTTCCGACAACACCGATAGTTGCTCGGCATTCAATTCGTACTTTGCGCAATTCGCCTGAGGGCATTTTCAGTGTTGCGTAGTTACCTTCTTTTGCAAGCAGCGTCGCAAAAGTGCCTGCCCCGCGCGCAATTTGGCCTCCCTTACCGACTTTCATCTCAATGTTATGCACTTCTGTGCCCACAGGGATATTTTTCAGCGGCAGGGCATTACCAATTTTGATATCGGCATGTTCGCCTGTTTCAATTTTATCGCCTACCTTAATGCCGTTTGGCGCAAGAATGTATCGGCGCTCTTTATCTTCGTACTCTAAAAGCGCAATTCGTGCCGAGCGATTCGGGTCGTATTCAATTGCAATCACTTGCGCGTTGATACCATCTTTATCGCGCTTGAAATCAATGATGCGGTAGCGTCGTTTTGCGCCGCCCCCCATGCCACGACAGGTTATTCGCCCTAAGTTGTTGCGTCCACCTGTTTTTTTCAGCGGTACGGTCAAACTTTTCTCAGGCTCTGTCTTTGTGATTTCATCAAACGTCGGAAACGACATAAAGCGCGTTCCGGGCGTTCTTGGCTTCATATTGCGTACTGGCATATCTCTTAATTTTGTGCGTTATGATTATCCTTGTTGCGTTCCCGACGTGCCGTAGTAATCAATCTTTGAATCCTTTGAGAGCGTTACATACGCTTTTTTGAGGTCAGGTTTTTTGCCCACCTGAATCCCTTTGCGTGTAAATCGCATTTTACGTTTTCCCTCAATGAACGCTGTGCGCACAGACTCGACTTTCACGCCAAACTTTTCTTCGACCGCTTTTTTGATATCTTCTTTTTTTGCTTCATGATGCACTTCAAAAACATACTGATTTTTCTCTTCAGAGAGCTTCAGCGCTTTTTCAGTCAGTATAGGACGAATCAAGATATTTGTCATCGTGCATTCTCCTTAGTTCATACTTAGATTTTCTTCCAACACTTTGACCGCACTTTTTTGCA encodes:
- a CDS encoding 50S ribosomal protein L14, with protein sequence MIQNETNLVVADNSGAKKVRVIHVLGGTRRRYASIGDVVIVSVKAAIPGGTVKKKEVSRAVVVRTKKEYRRKDGSYIRFDENAVVLINAQGEPRGTRIFGPIARELRDKQYTKIISLAPEVL
- a CDS encoding 30S ribosomal protein S3, with translation MGQKVNPNGFRLGIIKDWDSRWYDNSPAVADKLKEDYVIRNYVMARLKRQKAGVSKVVIERTTKNIKLYIYAARPGAVVGKSGEEINTLGQELGKLTKKEVKIDVIEIKKPELDAQLVADNIAAQLEGRVAFRRAMKQAIQQASRAGAEGVRVQVSGRLGGAEIARMEQYKEGKVPLHTLRANIDYAQSTAFTITGTVGVKVWIYKGEILGQRIEALEEEERQKVRDRREKARGRQERGEKQGSRRRRRRRGGSKGGGNTENTGAASTSEN
- a CDS encoding 50S ribosomal protein L24, yielding MKTGIKRQKIHVKKGDTVMLLKTITSAQGLGADREKGYQGKVLRVFPETNRVIVEGVNIRKRHTRPNKNQPQGAIIEREMPIHASNVKKVS
- a CDS encoding 50S ribosomal protein L2, translated to MPVRNMKPRTPGTRFMSFPTFDEITKTEPEKSLTVPLKKTGGRNNLGRITCRGMGGGAKRRYRIIDFKRDKDGINAQVIAIEYDPNRSARIALLEYEDKERRYILAPNGIKVGDKIETGEHADIKIGNALPLKNIPVGTEVHNIEMKVGKGGQIARGAGTFATLLAKEGNYATLKMPSGELRKVRIECRATIGVVGNLEHENISLGKAGRSRWLGIRPITRGMARNPVDHPMGGGEGRSKSGGGRKHPKSPWGQLAKGLKTRHKKKASSKLIVRDRRKA
- a CDS encoding 30S ribosomal protein S8, with protein sequence MPVTDPIADYLTRIRNAAKAKHKTVDIPSSKLKVGISALLKDKGYIKDFTVIETGKFPVLRVQLKYDAYGQHAIKSLQRVSTPGRRVYEGRDIKKYLGGLGLFVLTTSKGLMTDKEARAAGVGGEVLFRIS
- a CDS encoding 50S ribosomal protein L16, translating into MLMPKRVKYRKMQRGRMKGNATRGTEIAFGSFGLKALDMGWITSRQIEAARVAMTRYMKRDGKSWIRIFPDKPVTKKPAETRMGSGKGAPEFWVAPVKPGCIMFEIDGVPKATAEEAFRLAAAKLPIKTKFVVRPDYEETATAKK
- a CDS encoding 30S ribosomal protein S19, whose amino-acid sequence is MPRSLKKGPFIQERLLKRIQELNEKNQKKVLKTWSRASMISPEFVGHTIAVHNGKTHVPVYITENMVGHKLGEFAPTRTFRGHTSGDKKEKSGSAPGKK
- a CDS encoding 50S ribosomal protein L23, which gives rise to MTNILIRPILTEKALKLSEEKNQYVFEVHHEAKKEDIKKAVEEKFGVKVESVRTAFIEGKRKMRFTRKGIQVGKKPDLKKAYVTLSKDSKIDYYGTSGTQQG
- the rpsQ gene encoding 30S ribosomal protein S17 encodes the protein MRKLLQKKQVLLKKRQISAKKIGKVISDKMQKSIVVAIERRVQHPIYKKYFRKTTKIMAHDEHNDAKIGDVVRIVETRPLSKRKAWTLAEIVERAK
- a CDS encoding 50S ribosomal protein L22; the protein is MGARKREAAEARKEARRKATRSMASLNHTPTSPRKMRLVVDLVRGKDVETATAILQNSTKHAARNVLRTLRSAVSNYMTRNNEPVSERDLYIVEAFVNAGVTLKRILPAPMGRAYRVRKRSNHLTIVVDKRAPKSARTVEDKAETN
- a CDS encoding 50S ribosomal protein L6; the protein is MSRIGKKAIPLAKGVKVEVKDGIIKVEGPKGKLEQPLRGALTVKVEPESVKVERHNDEKQTKAMHGLYRALINNMVVGVSQGYSRKLELVGVGFKAEAKSNYIVFSLGYSHPIYFKPPEGVKVEVPQPTNVIVSGIDKELVGSVAAKIRSFKKPEPYKGKGIKYENEVIRRKEGKTAGK
- a CDS encoding 50S ribosomal protein L29, giving the protein MKKYEIAALSEAEMKERIKECKEQIANIKFNKAIEPPTNPMILRNLRKDIARMKTLLRQKELDAEKEKKA